In a genomic window of Urocitellus parryii isolate mUroPar1 chromosome 11, mUroPar1.hap1, whole genome shotgun sequence:
- the Prmt6 gene encoding protein arginine N-methyltransferase 6: protein MSQTKKRKLESGGGGEGGEGTEEEDGGEQEVAVPRPRRTKRERDQLYYECYSDVSVHEEMIADRVRTDAYRLGILRNWAALRGKTVLDVGAGTGILSIFCAQAGARRVYAVEASAIWQQAREVVRLNGLEDRVHVLPGPVETVELPEQVDAIVSEWMGYGLLHESMLSSVLHARTKWLKEGGILLPASAELFVAPISDQMLEWRLGFWSQVKQHYGVDMSCLESFATRCLMSHSEIVVQGLSGEDVLARPQRFAQLELARAGLEQELEAGVGGRFRCSCYGSAPMHGFAIWFQVTFPGGDSEKPLVLSTSPFHPATHWKQALLYLNEPVQVEQDTDVSGEITLLPSRDNPRRLRVLLRYKVGDQEEKTKDFAMED from the coding sequence ATGTCGCAGACTAAGAAGAGAAAGCTTGAGTCGGGGGGCGGCGGCGAAGGAGGGGAGGGAACTGAAGAGGAAGATGGCGGGGAGCAGGAGGTGGCCGTGCCACGACCCCGGAGGACTAAGCGCGAGCGGGACCAGCTGTACTACGAGTGCTACTCGGACGTGTCGGTCCACGAGGAGATGATCGCCGACCGCGTCCGCACCGATGCCTACCGCCTGGGTATCCTGCGGAACTGGGCAGCTCTGCGAGGCAAGACCGTGTTGGACGTGGGTGCAGGCACCGGCATTTTGAGCATCTTCTGTGCCCAGGCCGGGGCCCGGCGCGTGTACGCGGTGGAGGCCAGCGCCATTTGGCAACAGGCCCGGGAGGTAGTGCGGCTCAACGGGCTGGAGGACCGAGTGCACGTCCTGCCGGGTCCGGTGGAGACCGTGGAGTTGCCAGAGCAGGTGGATGCCATCGTGAGCGAGTGGATGGGCTATGGACTTCTGCACGAGTCCATGCTGAGCTCTGTGCTGCACGCGCGGACCAAGTGGCTGAAGGAGGGCGGTATTCTTCTACCGGCTTCCGCTGAGCTCTTCGTAGCCCCCATTAGCGACCAGATGCTGGAGTGGCGCCTAGGCTTTTGGAGCCAGGTGAAGCAGCACTATGGCGTGGACATGAGTTGCCTAGAGAGTTTCGCCACACGCTGCCTCATGAGTCACTCGGAGATCGTGGTGCAGGGTCTGTCCGGCGAGGACGTGCTGGCCCGGCCACAGCGTTTTGCTCAGCTCGAGCTGGCCCGCGCCGGCCTGGAGCAGGAGCTGGAGGCCGGGGTGGGCGGGCGCTTCCGTTGCAGCTGTTATGGCTCGGCGCCCATGCATGGTTTTGCCATCTGGTTCCAGGTGACCTTCCCTGGAGGAGATTCGGAGAAACCCCTGGTGCTGTCCACCTCGCCTTTTCATCCGGCCACACACTGGAAGCAGGCACTCCTCTACCTAAACGAGCCGGTACAAGTGGAACAAGACACGGACGTTTCAGGAGAGATCACGCTGCTGCCCTCCCGGGACAACCCTCGTCGCCTGCGCGTTCTGCTGCGCTACAAAGTGGGGGACCAGGAGGAAAAGACCAAAGACTTTGCCATGGAAGACTGA